One region of Chitinophaga varians genomic DNA includes:
- a CDS encoding TraG family conjugative transposon ATPase, with protein sequence MEKRLNEIFPIADIEHNCILSKQGDITIAFSVDLPEIFTGHSEDFETWHQGLIKAIKLLPKNTVFHKQDWFVKNRYKGEVSESDSFLKKRSQEYFNNRPFLDHRCYIMITKRSPARKGSTSLMSNLIRPNIVPPQTLSEVALQEFEDVAGQFQKVLSDVGIVLSRLKDDDLKSHDRRAGLAEKYLFLLDKEDELMVQDIELRDHVKVGNKRCQLFTISGTDSLPSFCGSRINYDKYSTDRTKFSIGFASHLGLLLPCNHIYNQYIIIDDAQQTLKKFEGKRLRLQSLAAYSRENAISRDAVNDFLNEAISQQRLPVKAHFNVLAWSESADEEKDIRNLITSALAQMDAIAKQETIGAPQIFWSGIPGNAADFPANDTFDTFAEQACCFLNLESNYRSDDPRESIRFCDRLTGRPVFVDPYTAPRMKGISSNMGTLVCGTSGGGKSMTVNHMLNSMYEQGAHCVILDIGGSYRGLCDLVGGYYFTYTETNPIRFNPFYIPDGQTLDTEKKESLKSLLVALWKQESESFNRSEYVALSNALTGYYKHLADDSNIFPCFNTFYEYLQNYFIDELKVHRLKDRDFDIDNFLYVLRPFYKSGEFDYLLNAEGKQDLLNQRFTVIEMDNIKEHPVLFSVVTLICMELFISKVRKLAGIRKVFVIDEAWKAIAKPSMAEFTKYGFKTFRKFNGVPIVITQELDDLISSPIIKDAIIANADVKILMDMRKFMNKFDQLQAALGLSEKAKSILLSVNKDNREIFMEIGGQVAKVYKNDLCPHEYFAFTTEGKERVKVLEYAERLGSMEKAIEQMVLERK encoded by the coding sequence ATGGAAAAGAGGCTGAATGAAATTTTCCCCATAGCTGACATTGAGCATAATTGCATACTCAGCAAACAGGGTGATATAACAATCGCGTTTAGCGTTGACCTGCCGGAAATTTTTACCGGGCATTCGGAAGACTTTGAAACGTGGCATCAGGGCTTGATTAAAGCTATTAAGTTACTTCCGAAGAATACCGTATTTCACAAACAGGATTGGTTTGTAAAGAACCGGTACAAAGGTGAGGTTTCGGAGTCTGACAGTTTTCTAAAAAAACGTAGTCAGGAATACTTCAACAATCGTCCGTTTCTCGATCACCGGTGCTACATTATGATTACGAAACGCTCACCCGCTCGGAAGGGATCTACTTCTTTAATGTCGAACCTCATCAGGCCGAATATCGTCCCGCCTCAAACGCTCAGTGAGGTGGCTTTGCAGGAGTTTGAAGATGTGGCAGGCCAGTTCCAGAAGGTGTTGAGTGATGTAGGAATTGTTCTCAGTAGGTTGAAGGACGATGATTTAAAGAGCCATGACCGGCGCGCCGGACTTGCGGAAAAATACCTTTTTCTCCTGGACAAAGAGGATGAGTTGATGGTGCAGGATATTGAGCTACGGGATCATGTGAAGGTTGGCAATAAACGATGTCAGTTGTTCACTATATCCGGCACCGATAGCCTGCCTTCGTTCTGTGGCTCGCGGATTAACTATGATAAGTATAGCACCGACCGCACGAAGTTCTCTATTGGGTTCGCTTCACACCTCGGTTTGTTGTTACCCTGTAATCACATCTACAATCAGTACATCATCATTGATGATGCGCAGCAAACGTTGAAAAAATTTGAGGGTAAGCGATTGCGCCTGCAATCACTGGCCGCATACAGCCGGGAGAATGCCATCAGTCGCGATGCTGTTAATGACTTCCTGAACGAAGCAATCAGCCAGCAGCGGTTACCTGTAAAGGCGCATTTCAATGTGTTGGCGTGGTCTGAGAGTGCAGACGAGGAAAAGGATATTCGGAACCTTATCACATCCGCGTTAGCGCAAATGGATGCCATAGCGAAGCAGGAGACGATCGGTGCGCCACAGATTTTTTGGAGTGGTATTCCGGGGAACGCAGCCGACTTTCCCGCGAATGATACGTTCGATACGTTCGCCGAACAAGCGTGTTGTTTTTTGAATCTCGAAAGCAACTACCGGTCTGATGATCCAAGAGAGAGCATTCGTTTCTGTGATCGGTTGACTGGTAGGCCGGTGTTTGTCGATCCATACACAGCGCCGCGTATGAAGGGCATCAGCTCAAATATGGGTACGCTTGTGTGTGGTACATCTGGTGGCGGTAAGAGCATGACTGTAAACCACATGCTTAATTCGATGTATGAGCAAGGCGCGCACTGTGTAATTCTCGACATTGGAGGCAGTTACCGGGGGCTGTGCGATCTTGTTGGTGGCTACTATTTCACATATACTGAAACGAACCCCATTCGGTTCAATCCATTCTATATTCCAGATGGGCAGACACTCGATACAGAAAAGAAAGAGAGCTTGAAATCTCTACTGGTCGCCCTTTGGAAGCAAGAAAGTGAATCCTTTAATCGGTCGGAATACGTCGCCCTATCTAACGCACTCACTGGTTACTATAAACATCTAGCCGATGACAGTAACATATTCCCCTGCTTCAATACCTTCTATGAGTATCTGCAAAATTACTTCATCGATGAACTGAAAGTCCATCGCCTGAAGGATCGCGACTTTGATATTGACAACTTTTTGTATGTGTTGCGTCCCTTTTATAAGTCGGGCGAGTTTGACTATTTGCTGAATGCTGAAGGCAAACAAGACCTGCTGAATCAGCGGTTCACAGTTATAGAGATGGACAATATCAAGGAGCATCCCGTCCTCTTCAGTGTCGTGACCCTGATCTGTATGGAGTTGTTCATTTCCAAGGTTCGCAAGCTCGCAGGTATCCGGAAGGTCTTTGTCATCGATGAAGCATGGAAGGCCATCGCGAAGCCATCTATGGCTGAGTTTACGAAGTACGGATTCAAAACATTCAGAAAGTTTAACGGGGTTCCTATTGTGATTACGCAGGAATTGGATGACCTGATTTCCTCGCCGATCATTAAAGATGCCATTATCGCCAATGCGGACGTGAAGATTCTGATGGACATGCGAAAGTTCATGAACAAGTTCGATCAGTTGCAGGCTGCGCTAGGCCTGTCTGAGAAAGCAAAGTCGATTCTGCTGAGTGTCAATAAGGACAACCGCGAGATATTTATGGAGATCGGCGGCCAGGTTGCGAAGGTGTATAAAAATGATCTGTGTCCGCATGAGTATTTCGCATTTACAACGGAAGGAAAGGAACGGGTGAAAGTGTTGGAGTATGCTGAAAGGCTCGGAAGTATGGAGAAAGCAATTGAGCAGATGGTACTGGAGAGAAAATAA
- a CDS encoding DUF4134 domain-containing protein gives MEMKLIDRFGKRLLVCTALTAVSLMMTVCVYAQDGKAGIQEANTKVRGYFDVGCDLMYAVGAILGLIGAIRVYQKWSNGHPDTGSTAAAWFGSCVFLVIVATVLRSFFGI, from the coding sequence ATGGAAATGAAGTTGATTGATCGCTTTGGAAAGCGGCTGCTGGTTTGTACGGCGCTGACAGCAGTGTCATTAATGATGACGGTTTGTGTGTATGCACAAGACGGTAAAGCTGGTATTCAGGAGGCTAACACAAAAGTGCGCGGGTATTTTGATGTTGGTTGTGATTTGATGTACGCGGTGGGGGCCATTCTTGGCTTGATCGGAGCTATTCGGGTATATCAAAAGTGGAGCAACGGGCATCCCGATACCGGGAGTACTGCTGCCGCTTGGTTCGGGAGCTGTGTATTTCTGGTTATCGTTGCGACCGTCTTGCGTTCGTTTTTCGGCATATAA
- a CDS encoding conjugal transfer protein TraI — translation MNKFFVGLGLCICLVLAPTKKSHAIIWEVARQALIAAIKAADLAVQRLQNKTIWLQNAQKEVENILTKLKLDEISDWTKKHKEQYQQYFDELNKVKQAISGYKRVKEIINKQIAIVDEYNKAFQLFRRDKHFTPQEIDYMTKVYTGIIDESVKNIDNLFLVINSFTTKMTDGKRIEILNSVAESIDVNLNDLRSFNNENKKLVLQRARDQKDVEQIKLMYGIK, via the coding sequence ATGAACAAGTTTTTTGTGGGGTTGGGTCTTTGTATTTGTCTGGTGCTTGCGCCAACGAAAAAGAGCCACGCGATAATATGGGAAGTTGCGCGGCAGGCTTTAATTGCCGCCATAAAGGCGGCTGACCTGGCTGTTCAACGGTTACAGAATAAAACCATTTGGCTACAAAATGCTCAAAAGGAGGTTGAGAACATTCTAACTAAGCTAAAGCTGGATGAAATATCCGACTGGACGAAGAAGCATAAGGAGCAGTACCAGCAATATTTCGATGAGCTGAACAAGGTGAAGCAGGCGATCAGTGGCTATAAGCGTGTGAAGGAGATTATTAATAAGCAGATAGCAATCGTTGATGAGTACAACAAAGCGTTTCAACTGTTCCGGCGAGATAAACACTTCACGCCGCAGGAGATCGATTACATGACGAAAGTGTATACCGGAATTATTGACGAAAGCGTGAAAAACATCGACAATCTATTTCTAGTCATTAACTCGTTCACAACGAAAATGACAGACGGGAAACGGATTGAAATCCTTAACAGTGTTGCTGAAAGTATTGATGTGAACCTGAACGACCTGCGGTCATTCAATAATGAGAATAAAAAACTGGTGTTGCAGCGGGCAAGAGATCAGAAAGATGTGGAGCAAATAAAGTTGATGTACGGAATAAAATAG
- a CDS encoding DUF4133 domain-containing protein has protein sequence MANSVYKINKGVNKAIEFKGLKAQYIWYLGGGLVLALLLFAILYLAGVNSYICIVLVAGLTIFLFMHVYKLSNKYGEHGMMKKIASRGIPKVVKSSGRSVFKGRRSSGRN, from the coding sequence ATGGCAAACAGTGTGTACAAAATCAACAAAGGCGTAAACAAGGCCATAGAGTTCAAAGGCTTGAAGGCTCAGTATATATGGTATCTCGGTGGTGGATTGGTTTTGGCCTTACTCCTGTTTGCCATACTGTATTTAGCCGGTGTTAATTCCTATATCTGCATTGTGTTGGTGGCAGGGCTTACGATTTTTCTGTTCATGCACGTCTATAAGCTCAGTAACAAATATGGTGAGCATGGCATGATGAAGAAGATCGCCAGCAGAGGAATCCCGAAGGTGGTGAAGAGCAGTGGCCGGAGTGTATTTAAGGGCCGACGAAGTTCCGGCAGGAATTAG